One Psilocybe cubensis strain MGC-MH-2018 chromosome 9, whole genome shotgun sequence genomic window, TCTTACATGGGCGGAATTCCCGTGTCGAGCGATATAATACAGAGAACGTTACATGTGGGTGGAGAtacttctttcttctctttttgttCCCAAGAAGATAAGCCCTGCCCTGTGGGATTACAATACTGTTACACGAGTCTGAGGATGTAAAATATTTTTCCCGAGGTAGGTATAGAATTGATTAGGTCATTATTGTGAAAGTGCGAGTTCcgattagataaaagaataaaaacaACTATGAACAgtgaggaagaaaaaggaatagGAAAGTGGGTGTACCGTATTGACCACATAGTACAgaaagaatgaatgaaagaaaaataacAGACAAGGAGAAGTAAAATCACAAAAAGTAAATTATAGTATAACTGCAAGTATCTTAGTTTAAATCATGACGCGCGTCTAAGCAAAAGtcatctcctcctcaacaTCCAGAGGCATAGAGAGCATCTCCTCCGGGTCAACTGCGTCCTCAAACCCAACAGACAGCGCCTCCGCTTCTGTCCCCACActttccacctccacctcccccTCAGCTTCTATGTCTCCCGCATCTGCATCGCTCCACGACGTACTCTCCGACTCAAGGTCGCGCTCAGATCCCTCTGGTTCACGATAATCATACACATAcacctcctccttcatctcctcctcaCGCAACctcgcctcctcctcctcatcgcgGTCCCCTTCCTCATCCACACCCTCTCTATGAGTATGAATAGAACCGGTATGCTCAtgctcaccctcaccctcgccAACACCCTCCTGTACACCCAACAAACCCTCCAGTTCCCTCACCCTCTTCTCCCACCCTTCAACCTCCTTAAGCCTTTCCTCTAGCACACCAATCTCCTTCTCGAGAGACATGCGCTCCTCTTTCGTGCCGACACGCGCGAGGGTCCAGCGACCAGGAGAGGTGGGGTCCGTGGGGCCGTGTAGAGTAAGTAGCTGTTTGTGGTATTTCATCAAGGATGGGCTGGTGGTTACAgattagggttagggttaaGGTTGATGAAGGTTTCGAATGAGGagggggatggggagggagGTTGAAGATGATATTCCAAACCGATGAGAATGGGGAACAGGGTGGAAAAAAATGAGGAAGACATTTCGTCAGCTTTAGTTCCTTGGTCACAATTTTTAAAGAGAGTAATATGAAATACCCGTGAACCAGACAAAAAGGGAGCCGGAAAGAACGGAAAAGAAAGGACGAAACACGCTCAGAATACAAGAAAAAGGTGAACAACAAAATCGGTGATGAACCCTGGTTTAGGAAcattaatttcccaaaggAGGTACAATGACCTTCTTATAAAAACGCCGATTTATGACGCAACCACAGGGACACAATGGCACGGATAGGGAACTTCTCAagttcaaaatcaaagagaaacgaaaaaaagaataaaagcagcgggaaggaggaaaaacacaaaacacagaAAACAAATCACATACCGGAGTGAAATCGTGATGAGCGTGATATCCAGCGCCTTGGCCGCCTCGTACATTCTTCCTTCCACATCGCTCGACACCGCACTTGTGCACTCTAAACAATAGGTTAAAAATGTATATCCAAAGataaaaaggaaaagagaaataaataaataacaCATACCATCCAAAACCGCAAACCTAGGCCTCCACCACAACACTCTTGCCATCGCCATCCTCTGCTTCTCCCCACCACTCAACACATCTCTCCACTCCTTCCTGACATGCAgccctccctctctccccACGAGGTACCCTAAGTGCACCTTCTCAAGGATATTATGGATCTCCGCTAGCGCTGCATTGCTGGGCATCTGCACAAGTGAGGAAGGGGGTGGGGGGAGAAGCGTGGATGAGATAAGATTTGTGAGCGATGCGACGGAGGACGAGCGCGAGAGCAGTGTGGGACGGGTCGGGGTAGCGGGTGTAGGCGGGTACGAAGGGTCATTCCAATGCGACTGCGATTGCTGAGCGTTGGCGCTGAACATGGACGTCATGCGCACGAACGACGCGTATGAGCATGGGTAGATGATCTGCTCGAGCAAGCTCCCCGCGACCATGTACGCGCGCTGGGGTACCACGTACAGCGTCGGGCGTGGCCTCCAGTGCTCCCGCTCATGTTTCAGCGCCTCCGCTCCCTTACCTCCTGCCCCAGCTCCAACTGCACCACCAAATCGCGCTCCAGCGTCCACCTCCCGTGCGCGCAAGAACGCCGCACGGCGGAACAACACATCCGCCTCGGTCTCATCGCGTGGCATCTGCACATGAGGTTCCCCCTCCCCATTTACACCATCAGACGAGGGAGCAGGATCCCACAGCCCAGCAAGCACGCGCGCAACAGCTGTTTTCCCAACCCCATTGCTTCCAGTGATCATAAGATGCTCGCCACGTGCGATACGCAGCGTCAGGTTCTTCACTAGCGGCGGGTCCTCACGCGCACCTTCGCCTCTGCCTTCTTTGACTTCGTCTTGttgcttttccttctccttctccttctccttctccttgcccTTACCTTTACCCTCATGCTTCTCCTTATCATTATCGGAGGCAAATGCAGCACTCTCCAAAGCGCCCCTCACAACCCTCGGCACACGCACATCCACCCCGGTCAAACTCACcgcttccacctcctccacctccactccCATTGCTTCTCCTTCGGCGTCACCAACACCCGCACCATCAACGCACCGTACACCCCGCCCGCTCGGCATGTTCAACAGCGTCGACACCAAGACATACAGTCTCGCTGTCAGCCCCGCAAGTTCGAGCAGGTCCTTGTACGCATACATCAGCCGCCCGCCCGCGTCGGCTAGGGAGAGCAGCAGCCGACGGTTAGATATGTATGCTATTTGCGGTCACGTTCGCATTTTGGATTTGTAAGAGTAGGGCATCATCGTGGATGGTGTAGGGTAAGGGGGAGGCAGGAAGGAAGGCAAAACAAGAGATGGATAGGAAAGGGAAGGATGGGAAGAAATCAACACTCATTATTTCAATCAAGAAACAGCCAAAAAACTCACTCTCCGTTCGTCCAGCGACCGCTTCATCCCGGTCTCGCCTCATCCTCTCCGCTCCATCAGCACCACGGACAttatcaccaacaccaactcCCAACGAGCGTTTCGCACGCGTGTACAAAATAGGCACGGCAATGAGTGCATATCCGGCAGCGGACCAGAGGTACTTGATCACATAGTCCTCTGTCCATTCATACGCGATGCGGATCTGTTGAAAAATAACGATACGAGATACACACCGCGCAGATGAGCATTGGAGACCAAGATTAAAGCAATAACCGTGAAAACGgagaaaggaatgaaaatgaataaaaaaacacaccttgtAAACTTTATTAACATGTCTAATTAACTTCGCATACACACCCAGCAcaatctccttctccctcttgCCGCCATCATAAAACGCCACCTCTTCCGCCTCCCTCCCGACTCTTCCCACACCCATGCGGTACTCGCCTTCAAGACGTGCTTCCGTAGCAGCGAGGGCACCGAAGGAGGGTGTCACAAAGCGAAGGATCGAAACGGTCGTGTAGTAGTTAAGGAAGAGGAGAATTGTTCCGCGTACACCAAGAGAACGGGAGAGCTGGGAGGTGAACAGGAGGAGGTCGAGGGAGGGTTTAAGGACATTGCCGCTGTGTTTCGGTAAGGTTGAGGCGCCAGGCGCAAGGTGCAatgtcaaaatcaaatcaggTTCGATTGAGATAccagaaaaaagaaagatagaAGAAGGATATACGCACTATACACCACTCAGCGCGTTCGCCCACGCGTCGACATCCGCGGTCAGATACTGGTCTACCCCGTCAAGATATCCCGGCGCGCGGAAGTAGCGCAGTGCTGGATGCGACGCCAGGTATAGGTCGTGCAGGTACCGCGTCATGCGCGTGCGGAGGCGCAGCGCCAGGAGCGACTGGAAATGCCGGATCTGTGTACATGTTGACATGTGCGTATGCGTGTGAGGGGGGGGATAGATTAGATTTCAGGTTTTAGGCAAAGCTAAATGTAAAGTAAAAGACCACTGACCATCGAGTTCGTAAACGTGCTGGGTATCGCCAGCACAAACCACCACCCCAAACCCCTCAGAAACGCGCGCCCATCACCCTTCACCAGATCACGCACAATCCTCCCATCCAGCCTCGCAACCAAGATGCTCAGTACGGTCCGCAGGACGAGGAAGCTAGAATGTAGAACGACGATGCCGGCCTCAGGAGACGTTGCAGATGGAATGGCGATGCGGCCAAGAAGTGCTGTGAGCtgggaaaggaaggaaagggagagagaggGTTTGCGGAGTGTTGATTCTGATAGAGGGGGGAAGAAGGGAGTGTCGGATGTGAATTTTGATGTCGGGGTGGTGTGTATTGGAACCTAGAGAAAGACATGTCCATCTTCAGTGGATTTGGAATGAGCACGAAAAGAACCCAAACGCACCTTCAAAATCCGCTCGCGATACGGGACCAACAGTGTTTTACCCCCACTCCCATCCGGATCCTCGACATACACCTGCTGCAACACCCGGTCCATCTCCTCCCTCGTCAACTTGCGCTTCAGCTTCATGCGCAACTTGTCTCTCAACTTCTTCACATTTTCCTGGATCGCAGTGTATGCAGAGAAGGTGAGGCCTGCGGCGCGCGAGCGAAgcaggatgaggacgagaaaGGCGAGGACGTATGGGCGCCGTGTCAGCGTTGGCGGAAGCGGGAGGGGATGTATGGGGACGCGCATGCCGAGGATTGGTTTGGAGTGGACGTTCGTCATTGTGCTGGGTGCTTTTAGGTGGGTTTTAGTATGTTGCTGTAGTATTATAGTTGGTATATGCGCCCTATATTTTGCTGACGCAAATAAATTGTCGTGTAAATCGACGCAATGAAACCTAAAATTTGAGACTTGGACCCCCGCGCAGTGAAAAGTGCAAAATGACGAGTGGTAGATGTCG contains:
- a CDS encoding ATP-binding cassette sub-family D member 1, producing the protein MTNVHSKPILGMRVPIHPLPLPPTLTRRPYVLAFLVLILLRSRAAGLTFSAYTAIQENVKKLRDKLRMKLKRKLTREEMDRVLQQVYVEDPDGSGGKTLLVPYRERILKVPIHTTPTSKFTSDTPFFPPLSESTLRKPSLSLSFLSQLTALLGRIAIPSATSPEAGIVVLHSSFLVLRTVLSILVARLDGRIVRDLVKGDGRAFLRGLGWWFVLAIPSTFTNSMIRHFQSLLALRLRTRMTRYLHDLYLASHPALRYFRAPGYLDGVDQYLTADVDAWANALSGVYGNVLKPSLDLLLFTSQLSRSLGVRGTILLFLNYYTTVSILRFVTPSFGALAATEARLEGEYRMGVGRVGREAEEVAFYDGGKREKEIVLGVYAKLIRHVNKVYKIRIAYEWTEDYVIKYLWSAAGYALIAVPILYTRAKRSLGVGVGDNVRGADGAERMRRDRDEAVAGRTETYISNRRLLLSLADAGGRLMYAYKDLLELAGLTARLYVLVSTLLNMPSGRGVRCVDGAGVGDAEGEAMGVEVEEVEAVSLTGVDVRVPRVVRGALESAAFASDNDKEKHEGKGKGKEKEKEKEKEKQQDEVKEGRGEGAREDPPLVKNLTLRIARGEHLMITGSNGVGKTAVARVLAGLWDPAPSSDGVNGEGEPHVQMPRDETEADVLFRRAAFLRAREVDAGARFGGAVGAGAGGKGAEALKHEREHWRPRPTLYVVPQRAYMVAGSLLEQIIYPCSYASFVRMTSMFSANAQQSQSHWNDPSYPPTPATPTRPTLLSRSSSVASLTNLISSTLLPPPPSSLVQMPSNAALAEIHNILEKVHLGYLVGREGGLHVRKEWRDVLSGGEKQRMAMARVLWWRPRFAVLDECTSAVSSDVEGRMYEAAKALDITLITISLRPSLMKYHKQLLTLHGPTDPTSPGRWTLARVGTKEERMSLEKEIGVLEERLKEVEGWEKRVRELEGLLGVQEGVGEGEGEHEHTGSIHTHREGVDEEGDRDEEEEARLREEEMKEEVYVYDYREPEGSERDLESESTSWSDADAGDIEAEGEVEVESVGTEAEALSVGFEDAVDPEEMLSMPLDVEEEMTFA